Proteins encoded in a region of the Mycolicibacterium chitae genome:
- a CDS encoding dihydrodipicolinate synthase family protein has translation MGGVLREHQLGRPGPWRRPEAPITSRIAYAAAHVVPKVLADNTPGAPADLDWDATLAYRHQLWSYGLGVADAMDTAQRGMGLDWAATRELIRRSAREADAVGGRLACGAGTDHLDVADLAGGARGLAQITDAYRAQIDVVRSAGAQVILMASRALAQVAGSPADYLTVYGALLAEADRPMILHWLGEMFDPALRGYWGDTDIDGATSTFHRLVEEHAATIDGVKVSLLDAEHEVALRRALPAGVRLYTGDDFNYPDLIVGDSTGYSDALLGIFAAIYPAASTALQELDSGDGPRAKEILESTQALGRHIFAAPTRYYKTGIAFLSWLNGHQPGFAMVGGQSSGRSVAHLAELFVLADRAGLLTDPDLAAGRMRSFLLVNGVVR, from the coding sequence ATCGGCGGTGTGCTGCGCGAGCACCAGCTCGGCCGGCCGGGGCCGTGGCGCCGCCCGGAAGCGCCGATCACCTCTCGAATCGCCTACGCCGCAGCCCATGTCGTGCCTAAGGTACTCGCGGACAACACGCCCGGCGCGCCGGCGGACCTGGATTGGGACGCCACCTTGGCCTATCGGCACCAGCTGTGGTCGTATGGCCTCGGCGTGGCCGACGCGATGGACACCGCGCAGCGGGGAATGGGACTGGACTGGGCAGCCACCCGGGAGCTGATCCGGCGCAGTGCGCGCGAAGCCGACGCCGTCGGTGGCCGGCTGGCCTGCGGCGCGGGTACCGACCACCTGGACGTGGCCGACCTCGCGGGCGGCGCTCGCGGTCTCGCGCAGATCACGGACGCCTACCGGGCCCAGATCGACGTGGTGCGTAGCGCCGGTGCGCAAGTCATTCTCATGGCGTCCCGGGCGCTCGCCCAGGTAGCCGGCTCACCCGCCGATTACCTGACGGTCTACGGCGCGCTGCTCGCCGAGGCGGACCGCCCGATGATCCTGCACTGGCTGGGGGAGATGTTCGACCCCGCGCTCCGCGGGTACTGGGGCGATACCGACATCGACGGCGCCACCTCGACGTTCCACCGGCTCGTCGAGGAGCACGCCGCCACGATCGACGGAGTGAAGGTGTCGCTTCTGGACGCCGAGCACGAGGTGGCGTTGCGACGGGCGCTGCCCGCGGGAGTGCGGCTCTACACCGGCGACGACTTCAACTATCCGGACTTGATCGTCGGCGACAGCACCGGCTACTCCGACGCGCTGCTGGGCATCTTCGCGGCGATCTATCCGGCGGCCTCCACCGCGCTGCAGGAGCTGGACTCCGGCGACGGCCCGCGGGCAAAGGAGATCCTGGAATCCACCCAGGCTCTGGGCCGGCACATTTTCGCCGCGCCGACGCGCTACTACAAGACGGGCATCGCCTTTCTCTCCTGGCTCAATGGCCACCAACCGGGCTTCGCCATGGTGGGTGGGCAGTCGTCGGGCCGCTCCGTCGCCCACCTCGCTGAGCTGTTCGTGCTCGCCGATCGCGCCGGTCTGCTCACCGATCCGGATCTGGCCGCCGGTCGCATGCGCAGCTTCCTCCTGGTGAACGGTGTCGTTCGATGA
- a CDS encoding Gfo/Idh/MocA family protein encodes MSSSPGAGRPTLRIAMNGVTGRMGYRQHLLRSILPLRDTGLRLDDGTRVTVEPILVGRNADKLAELAAEHGVEHWTTDVEAVIADPTVAVYFDAQVTSRRMAALSAAIKAGKNVYTEKPTAETLTEAVELARLAENAGVVAGVVHDKLYLPGLVKLRRLVDEGFFGRILSMRGEFGYWVFEGDGQPAQRPSWNYRAEDGGGITVDMFCHWNYVMEGLLGPVEAVTARTVTHIPTRWDEQGREYAATADDAAYGIFEIEGGIVAQINSSWAVRVHRDELVEFQIDGTHGSAVAGLRGCVAQQRAHTPKPVWNPDLPVTERFRDQWLEVPANADLDNGFKLQWEEYLRDVVTGRPHRFGLLSAARGVQLAELGLQSSAEGKRIAVPEIVL; translated from the coding sequence ATGTCTTCATCTCCCGGCGCCGGCCGGCCAACACTGCGCATTGCGATGAACGGCGTGACCGGCCGAATGGGCTACCGGCAGCATCTGCTGCGGTCGATTCTCCCGTTGCGGGACACCGGCCTGCGGCTCGACGACGGCACCCGGGTGACGGTGGAACCCATCCTGGTGGGCCGCAACGCCGACAAGCTCGCCGAGTTGGCCGCCGAACACGGTGTCGAGCACTGGACCACCGACGTCGAAGCGGTGATCGCCGATCCCACGGTGGCGGTGTATTTCGATGCGCAGGTCACCTCGCGTCGGATGGCCGCGTTGAGCGCGGCGATCAAGGCCGGCAAGAACGTCTACACCGAGAAGCCGACCGCGGAAACTCTCACCGAGGCAGTCGAACTCGCGCGGTTGGCCGAGAACGCCGGCGTGGTCGCCGGCGTCGTCCACGACAAGCTGTACCTGCCGGGCCTCGTCAAGCTGCGACGCCTGGTCGACGAGGGCTTCTTCGGGCGGATCCTGTCGATGCGCGGCGAGTTCGGCTACTGGGTCTTCGAGGGCGACGGCCAGCCCGCCCAACGCCCCAGCTGGAACTACCGGGCCGAGGATGGTGGCGGCATCACCGTGGACATGTTCTGCCACTGGAACTACGTCATGGAGGGGCTGCTGGGCCCGGTCGAGGCCGTCACGGCCCGGACCGTCACGCACATTCCCACCCGCTGGGACGAGCAGGGCCGGGAGTACGCAGCCACCGCCGACGACGCGGCCTACGGCATCTTCGAGATCGAGGGTGGCATCGTCGCGCAGATCAACTCCTCCTGGGCCGTTCGCGTCCATCGCGACGAACTCGTCGAGTTCCAGATCGACGGCACGCACGGTTCTGCGGTCGCCGGGCTGCGCGGCTGCGTCGCCCAACAGCGCGCGCACACGCCGAAACCGGTGTGGAATCCCGATCTTCCGGTGACGGAGAGGTTCCGTGACCAATGGCTCGAGGTACCCGCGAACGCCGATCTGGACAACGGATTCAAGCTCCAGTGGGAGGAGTATCTACGCGACGTCGTCACCGGGCGACCGCACCGCTTCGGCCTGTTGTCGGCGGCCCGCGGCGTCCAGCTCGCCGAGTTGGGGCTGCAAAGCTCGGCGGAGGGCAAGCGCATCGCCGTCCCGGAGATCGTGCTGTGA